Proteins encoded by one window of uncultured Draconibacterium sp.:
- the panD gene encoding aspartate 1-decarboxylase, whose translation MQIEVCKSKIHKVTVTEANLQYVGSITIDEDLMDAANLIENEKVQVVNINNGERLETYVIRGERGSGTICLNGPAARKVAVGDVVIIISYALMDFEEAKTFKPSLIFPDIETNTVV comes from the coding sequence ATGCAAATTGAAGTTTGTAAATCGAAAATACACAAGGTTACCGTTACTGAAGCGAACCTTCAATATGTTGGAAGTATTACCATCGACGAGGATTTGATGGACGCGGCAAACCTTATTGAGAACGAAAAAGTACAGGTTGTTAATATTAACAACGGCGAGCGTCTGGAGACTTATGTTATCAGAGGTGAGCGCGGATCGGGTACCATTTGTTTAAATGGTCCGGCTGCACGTAAAGTGGCGGTTGGCGACGTGGTTATTATCATTTCGTACGCCTTAATGGATTTTGAGGAAGCCAAAACATTTAAACCAAGTTTGATCTTCCCTGATATCGAGACCAATACGGTAGTATAA
- the rfaE2 gene encoding D-glycero-beta-D-manno-heptose 1-phosphate adenylyltransferase — MSKSKIFRDFESFYPMLSIWKGSDNTIVFTNGCFDLIHNGHVDSLHKSAAFGTKLIVGLNSDKSVKLLKGDKRPILNEQARAEILAAFECVDAVILFDEETPAEIIAKIIPDVLVKGAQYEIHEIAGHDTVLNNGGKVETLELIEGISTSEIIERIKKL; from the coding sequence ATGTCTAAATCGAAAATATTTCGTGATTTTGAATCGTTTTATCCCATGCTATCGATCTGGAAAGGAAGCGACAACACCATTGTTTTTACTAACGGGTGCTTCGATCTTATTCATAACGGGCACGTTGATTCGCTGCACAAATCAGCAGCATTTGGCACCAAACTCATCGTTGGGCTTAACTCTGATAAATCGGTAAAACTATTAAAGGGCGATAAACGCCCCATTTTAAACGAGCAGGCACGTGCCGAAATTCTGGCTGCATTTGAATGTGTTGATGCAGTAATTCTTTTCGATGAAGAAACACCTGCTGAGATTATAGCCAAAATTATCCCCGACGTGCTGGTTAAAGGTGCGCAATACGAAATTCATGAAATTGCGGGTCACGACACCGTATTAAATAACGGTGGCAAAGTGGAAACACTGGAGTTGATTGAAGGGATTTCAACCAGTGAAATTATTGAACGAATAAAAAAATTGTAG
- the radA gene encoding DNA repair protein RadA, whose product MAKTKTIYTCQNCGAQSPKWLGKCSTCNEWNTYVEEIVEKKQSTGKLSVQISGNQPITLENIEMARTQRISVGIEEFNRVLGGGIVPGSLILLGGDPGIGKSTLALQLALGLNGKKILYISGEESLQQIKLRAERLSNAQSNCLFLSETSLEHIIAQSEQAKPELLIIDSIQTISTELIESSPGSVGQVRECTSALLKFAKKNHVAVVLIGHITKEGSLAGPKVLEHMVDTVLQFEGDTNYMYRILRSNKNRFGSTNELGIFEMRSDGLREITNPSEQLISKVSDDVSGTAIAATVEGVRPFLIEIQALVSSAAYGTPQRSSTGFDLRRLNMLLAVLEKRAGFKLIAKDVFLNIAGGLKINDPATDLAVICSILSSNIDIAINHKICFAGEVGLTGEIRAVSRIEQRIAEAAKLGFSRIYVPTLNKGFDASKFKIDIVKVSRVEEVFKTIFA is encoded by the coding sequence ATGGCAAAAACAAAAACCATATACACCTGCCAAAACTGCGGGGCACAATCGCCCAAATGGCTTGGCAAATGCTCCACCTGTAACGAGTGGAACACCTACGTTGAAGAGATTGTAGAAAAGAAACAATCTACCGGAAAACTTTCGGTGCAGATTTCGGGAAACCAACCCATCACACTCGAGAATATTGAAATGGCCAGAACCCAGCGCATTTCGGTGGGTATTGAAGAATTTAACCGTGTTTTGGGAGGCGGAATCGTTCCCGGCTCGCTGATACTTTTAGGTGGCGATCCCGGCATTGGAAAATCAACACTGGCACTACAACTCGCACTTGGGTTAAACGGGAAAAAGATACTTTACATCTCGGGCGAGGAAAGCCTGCAACAGATAAAACTACGCGCCGAGCGTTTGAGCAATGCCCAAAGCAACTGCCTGTTTTTAAGCGAAACATCGCTTGAGCACATCATCGCACAATCTGAGCAAGCAAAACCGGAGCTGCTGATCATCGATTCTATTCAAACCATTTCAACCGAACTGATTGAATCATCACCGGGCTCGGTTGGACAGGTTCGCGAGTGTACATCGGCACTATTAAAATTTGCAAAAAAAAATCATGTTGCCGTGGTGCTGATCGGGCATATTACCAAGGAAGGTAGTCTTGCCGGGCCAAAAGTGCTCGAACACATGGTCGACACCGTTTTGCAATTTGAAGGCGATACCAATTATATGTACCGCATTTTGCGTTCGAATAAAAACCGCTTTGGATCCACCAACGAGCTCGGCATTTTTGAAATGCGCAGCGATGGTTTACGTGAAATCACCAATCCTTCCGAGCAGTTGATTTCAAAAGTAAGCGACGATGTGAGTGGTACCGCCATTGCAGCAACCGTTGAAGGCGTGCGCCCTTTCCTAATTGAAATTCAGGCATTGGTAAGTTCGGCTGCTTACGGAACGCCTCAGCGTTCGTCAACAGGTTTTGATCTTCGCCGATTAAATATGCTTTTGGCTGTGTTGGAAAAAAGGGCAGGTTTTAAACTCATTGCAAAAGACGTTTTCCTGAATATTGCAGGCGGACTAAAAATTAATGATCCGGCCACCGATTTGGCGGTAATTTGTTCCATTCTATCGTCGAACATCGATATCGCCATTAACCACAAAATTTGTTTTGCCGGCGAGGTTGGACTAACAGGAGAAATTAGAGCCGTTAGCCGCATCGAGCAACGCATTGCCGAAGCCGCAAAGCTGGGTTTCTCGCGTATTTATGTTCCAACGTTGAACAAAGGTTTCGATGCATCGAAATTTAAAATCGACATTGTTAAAGTCAGCCGTGTAGAAGAAGTGTTTAAAACTATTTTTGCATAA
- a CDS encoding DUF4296 domain-containing protein codes for MKKALLILFVAVFAFTACEDEIMTKPEHLIKEKKMINMLVDVHLADAAFNHFRYDSAMLNNRTENFYYSVLDKYEVPDSVFEQSLVYYASFPKDFEKMYRKVMSRLSEMEQEKSGRKEELLKFEEEE; via the coding sequence ATGAAGAAGGCTTTACTGATATTATTTGTTGCCGTATTCGCATTCACCGCTTGCGAAGACGAGATAATGACCAAACCTGAGCATCTTATTAAAGAAAAGAAAATGATCAACATGTTAGTTGATGTACATTTGGCCGATGCTGCTTTTAACCATTTCAGGTACGATTCTGCGATGTTAAACAATAGAACAGAAAACTTCTATTATTCGGTTTTGGATAAGTACGAGGTGCCGGATTCCGTATTCGAACAGTCGCTGGTTTACTATGCCAGTTTCCCAAAAGACTTCGAAAAAATGTACCGTAAAGTGATGAGCCGCCTGAGCGAAATGGAGCAGGAAAAATCGGGACGGAAAGAAGAGTTGCTGAAATTTGAAGAAGAAGAATAA
- a CDS encoding amidohydrolase family protein — protein sequence MRKIAATYIFPGTASPIKNGILVCDDAGTIIEILDRGDTFREEAGVEFYSGILVPGFVNAHCHLEFSYLLNKIEKHIGFSGFLKEINQLRNEPADKEKVMQNADRKMWAAGIAAVGDVSNTDLSLTVKQKSKNYYHTFVEVFGFHPLRAERAFSKAIEVIDLFDKANLSVSIVPHSPYSVSHELFEKVQNYAQEKGRPFSIHNQESKAETEFFLTAESDISKHFIDNLNLDTTHWEPTGKSSLQSIIQYLPKENRLLLVHNTHTQKQDIDALKRYRKLENTFFVLCPNSNLYIANELPPVDLFRQEKLQICLGTDSLASNTELSILQEMLTIQQNFPEVPLEELLLWACINGAKALNLSNTFGSFENGKKPGVNLITGIDFKTMKLTPDTKVKRLI from the coding sequence GTGAGAAAAATCGCCGCCACATACATCTTCCCCGGAACAGCTTCGCCAATAAAAAATGGTATTTTAGTTTGCGACGATGCAGGAACAATCATCGAAATCCTTGATCGTGGAGATACCTTTCGTGAAGAAGCCGGAGTGGAGTTTTACAGCGGTATCTTGGTTCCCGGATTTGTAAATGCTCATTGCCATCTGGAATTTTCGTATCTCCTTAATAAAATAGAAAAGCATATCGGCTTTAGCGGTTTTCTGAAAGAAATTAACCAATTACGAAACGAACCAGCCGACAAAGAAAAGGTTATGCAAAATGCCGATCGGAAGATGTGGGCAGCTGGAATTGCAGCTGTTGGTGATGTTTCCAATACTGATCTTTCGTTGACAGTAAAACAAAAGAGCAAAAACTACTACCATACTTTTGTTGAGGTCTTTGGCTTTCACCCGTTGCGGGCTGAGCGGGCGTTTTCGAAAGCGATAGAAGTAATTGATTTGTTTGATAAAGCCAATCTTTCTGTTTCCATCGTTCCGCATTCGCCCTATTCTGTTTCACATGAGTTGTTCGAAAAAGTACAGAACTATGCTCAGGAAAAAGGAAGACCATTCTCAATTCACAACCAGGAAAGTAAAGCTGAAACAGAATTCTTCTTAACAGCAGAAAGTGATATTTCGAAACATTTCATCGACAACCTCAACCTTGACACAACACATTGGGAACCAACAGGTAAATCTTCGCTACAATCTATAATTCAGTACTTACCAAAAGAAAATCGACTTTTACTCGTGCATAATACCCACACCCAAAAACAGGATATTGATGCATTAAAAAGATACAGAAAACTTGAAAACACCTTTTTTGTGCTGTGTCCAAACTCCAATCTTTACATTGCAAATGAGTTACCTCCGGTAGATCTTTTTCGCCAAGAAAAGTTGCAGATATGTTTGGGAACCGACAGTCTGGCATCGAACACCGAACTTTCGATACTTCAGGAAATGCTTACCATTCAGCAAAATTTCCCTGAAGTTCCGCTGGAAGAGTTGTTGTTGTGGGCCTGCATAAACGGAGCCAAAGCCTTAAACCTTTCAAATACTTTCGGATCGTTTGAAAACGGTAAAAAACCCGGTGTAAACCTGATTACCGGCATCGATTTCAAAACGATGAAACTGACCCCAGACACAAAAGTTAAACGCCTGATTTAA
- the dusB gene encoding tRNA dihydrouridine synthase DusB, whose translation MIKIGNIELEGTPLFLAPMEDVTYKSFRMMCKKFGADVMYTEFVSSEALVRDVEKTKQKMHLFDFDRPVAIQIYGHNIDSMVRAAQVAEEFEPDFIDINYGCPMKKIVRHGAGSAMLKDVDKMQKMTAEIVKAVKIPVTAKTRLGWSAGNLPIVEVAERLQDAGIQALAIHGRTREQLYTGNADWTLIGEVKNNSKIHIPIIGNGDINSGKKAKQLLDETGVDALMIGRGAIGRPWLFREVKHYLQTGEELPQPTVNEVVETLKKQLRLNLEWRDNERSGILMMRRHFAKYFPGLPNFRELKIQLLRAETNDEVHSILEKITEQYGTFQLDFSTASLK comes from the coding sequence ATGATTAAAATTGGCAACATAGAACTGGAGGGCACTCCCCTTTTTTTGGCACCGATGGAAGATGTCACCTATAAATCGTTTAGGATGATGTGTAAAAAATTTGGTGCCGACGTAATGTACACCGAGTTTGTATCGTCGGAGGCCTTGGTACGCGACGTGGAAAAAACCAAACAAAAAATGCATTTGTTTGATTTTGATCGTCCGGTAGCTATCCAGATTTATGGACACAACATTGATTCGATGGTTCGTGCGGCGCAGGTAGCCGAAGAATTTGAGCCCGATTTTATCGACATCAATTATGGTTGCCCCATGAAAAAAATTGTGCGCCACGGTGCCGGATCGGCGATGCTAAAAGACGTGGACAAGATGCAAAAGATGACGGCCGAAATTGTAAAAGCGGTAAAAATTCCGGTTACTGCAAAAACACGCCTGGGCTGGTCGGCTGGGAATTTGCCAATTGTTGAAGTTGCCGAACGTTTGCAGGATGCCGGTATTCAGGCACTGGCCATTCACGGACGTACACGCGAACAATTGTATACCGGCAATGCCGACTGGACATTGATTGGAGAAGTAAAAAACAATTCGAAAATTCACATCCCGATTATTGGCAATGGCGACATCAACAGCGGGAAAAAAGCCAAACAACTGCTTGACGAAACCGGCGTAGATGCCTTAATGATAGGCCGCGGAGCAATTGGTCGGCCATGGCTATTCCGCGAAGTGAAACATTACCTGCAAACCGGAGAAGAACTTCCACAGCCAACCGTTAACGAAGTAGTAGAAACATTAAAAAAACAACTTCGGTTAAATCTTGAGTGGCGCGATAACGAACGATCCGGAATTTTAATGATGCGCCGACACTTTGCCAAATATTTCCCGGGATTACCTAATTTCAGGGAACTTAAAATTCAGTTGTTGCGTGCCGAAACAAACGACGAGGTACATTCAATTCTTGAAAAGATTACCGAGCAATACGGTACTTTTCAGCTCGACTTTTCAACAGCCAGCTTAAAATAG
- a CDS encoding YkvA family protein: MDNKYSKYFSEQSLWDKLRKFGKGAGAKVVYAVLLLYYTFEDKSVGIKTKLSIAAALGYFILPTDAIVDLTPIIGFSDDLGVLLFTLSAIATNITPETKAKAREKLHDWFGEINPEELSEIENNTF, from the coding sequence ATGGACAACAAGTATTCAAAATATTTCTCGGAACAATCGTTATGGGACAAGCTCAGGAAGTTTGGCAAAGGCGCAGGTGCTAAAGTTGTTTATGCTGTTTTATTGTTGTACTATACATTCGAAGACAAAAGTGTTGGCATTAAAACGAAGCTCAGCATTGCAGCTGCACTCGGTTATTTTATTTTGCCCACCGATGCTATTGTCGATCTCACCCCCATAATTGGTTTCAGCGACGATTTGGGCGTATTACTATTTACACTGTCTGCTATCGCCACCAATATTACTCCTGAAACAAAAGCCAAAGCACGTGAAAAATTACACGATTGGTTTGGTGAAATCAATCCTGAGGAACTCAGCGAAATTGAAAACAATACCTTTTAA
- a CDS encoding sulfite exporter TauE/SafE family protein: MLTLDFSILQWTLLALCGMLIGMSKVGVPGVSMLVVPTLALIFGGKASTGILLPMLMMADLFGVGYYHRHAEWKYLWKLLPWAFVGIGIALWVGEVVNDTWFKNIIAILVFLCIGLMLWRDRKKGQNLFPDTWWFSAMMGVLGGFATMIGNVAGPIFAIYLLAMHLPKNSFIGTGAWFFLIVNFSKFPLHIFVWKTINWNTLTLDLMLLPAIALGAFAGIKLVQKISDKLYRTTVIIVTAFSAFLLLI; this comes from the coding sequence ATGCTCACACTCGATTTTTCAATTCTACAATGGACTTTACTTGCCTTGTGTGGCATGCTGATTGGCATGTCGAAAGTTGGCGTACCCGGTGTTTCAATGTTGGTGGTACCAACACTGGCATTAATTTTTGGAGGAAAAGCCTCTACCGGAATTTTACTTCCCATGTTAATGATGGCCGATTTGTTTGGTGTTGGATACTACCATCGTCATGCAGAATGGAAATACTTGTGGAAACTTCTACCCTGGGCTTTTGTAGGAATTGGTATTGCGCTGTGGGTTGGCGAAGTGGTAAACGATACCTGGTTTAAAAACATTATTGCCATATTGGTATTTCTTTGTATAGGACTAATGCTTTGGCGCGACCGTAAAAAAGGACAAAACCTTTTCCCCGACACCTGGTGGTTTTCAGCAATGATGGGTGTTTTAGGTGGTTTTGCAACAATGATTGGCAACGTAGCAGGCCCAATTTTTGCCATTTACCTGCTGGCCATGCATTTACCAAAAAACAGTTTTATCGGCACCGGAGCCTGGTTTTTCCTGATCGTTAATTTCTCGAAATTTCCATTACATATTTTCGTATGGAAAACCATTAACTGGAATACCTTAACACTCGATTTAATGCTTCTGCCGGCCATTGCTCTCGGCGCTTTTGCAGGCATTAAGCTGGTACAAAAAATATCGGATAAACTATACCGAACCACTGTAATTATAGTAACCGCCTTTTCGGCATTTTTACTTTTAATTTGA
- a CDS encoding class I SAM-dependent methyltransferase — MKQLQQYFQDKTVQTLLDVGTGSGSFITVLKETFKDTKFTGIDPDMPSLEEAAKAHPDAEFRNMNGGQLDFPDSTFDAASISMAMHHLPDVQQTFKEMQRVVKPGGWIIVNELFSDNLNAAQEVHKSMHHFRSTVDRLNGVCHNETFTRTEILENVEKAGLKICEAFNQEKAHQEPGPEEIAERKAKLTDMLGQVKEKPEYNKLKQQIPEIEKALKQHGFQMATRVVIIATVEKD; from the coding sequence ATGAAACAATTGCAACAATATTTTCAGGATAAAACGGTACAAACTCTGCTAGATGTTGGCACAGGCAGCGGAAGTTTTATTACTGTTTTAAAAGAGACATTTAAAGACACGAAATTCACGGGAATTGATCCGGACATGCCATCGCTTGAAGAGGCGGCTAAAGCTCACCCTGATGCAGAATTCAGAAACATGAACGGCGGCCAACTGGATTTCCCTGATTCAACTTTTGATGCAGCCAGTATTTCAATGGCCATGCACCATTTACCCGATGTGCAGCAAACTTTTAAAGAAATGCAGCGTGTTGTAAAACCCGGCGGTTGGATCATTGTAAACGAACTGTTTAGCGACAACCTGAATGCTGCACAGGAAGTGCACAAAAGCATGCACCATTTCAGAAGTACAGTTGACAGGCTAAACGGTGTTTGTCACAACGAAACGTTTACGCGAACAGAAATTTTGGAGAACGTTGAAAAAGCAGGATTGAAAATTTGTGAAGCTTTTAACCAGGAAAAAGCACACCAGGAACCTGGCCCGGAAGAAATTGCCGAACGCAAAGCCAAACTAACTGATATGCTTGGACAGGTTAAAGAGAAGCCTGAATATAACAAGCTTAAGCAGCAAATTCCGGAAATTGAAAAGGCGCTGAAACAACATGGTTTTCAGATGGCAACACGCGTTGTTATTATTGCAACTGTTGAGAAAGATTGA
- a CDS encoding FKBP-type peptidyl-prolyl cis-trans isomerase, whose amino-acid sequence MARREKKARSKGSAGNNRKSGEDFLQNNSQKAGVLETGSGLQYLIVDEKQGPKPGLFDTVKIHQRALLLDGKILEDTYRQNQPDEVKIEELIEGLQEGLPMMSVGSRYKFWVPADLAWGRKGTGNKIPPNAVLSFDIRLMEIC is encoded by the coding sequence ATGGCGCGCAGAGAGAAAAAAGCACGAAGTAAAGGATCGGCCGGGAACAACCGAAAATCAGGTGAAGATTTTTTACAAAACAACAGTCAAAAAGCGGGTGTTTTAGAAACCGGCAGTGGTTTGCAATATTTAATTGTTGACGAAAAACAGGGGCCAAAACCCGGACTTTTTGATACCGTAAAAATTCATCAACGTGCACTACTTCTGGATGGGAAAATTCTGGAAGATACCTACCGCCAAAACCAGCCCGACGAGGTTAAAATTGAAGAACTGATTGAGGGGCTACAGGAAGGATTACCTATGATGAGCGTGGGCAGCCGTTATAAGTTCTGGGTGCCTGCCGACCTTGCCTGGGGCCGAAAAGGAACGGGGAATAAAATTCCACCAAATGCTGTTTTGAGTTTTGATATTCGTTTGATGGAAATTTGCTGA
- a CDS encoding MarC family protein, with amino-acid sequence MNEFIRSVLLLLVLLNPFLVIVYLIDIVDKLDTKQFQRVLFRAGIISSVAFCCFAILGDKIFSDVFQVRFASFQLFGGIVFLIIGLQFVFRGPTAIEILRGESKHIAGAIAMPVLIGPGTISASVVIGKRNDILVSCVAIVVAVMLCILVLVILKFLHDIIRKKREELIERYFDLAGRITALFVGSVAIEMIMAGVKSWLNLHWR; translated from the coding sequence ATGAATGAATTTATAAGATCGGTACTGTTATTACTTGTATTATTAAATCCTTTTTTGGTAATCGTATATCTAATCGATATTGTTGATAAACTCGACACTAAACAATTTCAGCGGGTATTATTTCGTGCAGGTATTATTTCAAGTGTGGCATTTTGTTGTTTTGCCATTTTGGGTGATAAGATTTTCTCCGACGTTTTTCAAGTACGTTTTGCTTCCTTTCAACTGTTCGGTGGTATTGTCTTCCTGATAATCGGGCTTCAGTTTGTATTTCGTGGCCCTACTGCCATTGAAATATTGCGTGGCGAATCGAAACACATCGCCGGAGCAATTGCCATGCCGGTTTTAATTGGCCCCGGAACCATCAGTGCAAGTGTAGTTATTGGTAAGCGCAACGATATTCTGGTATCGTGTGTGGCCATAGTAGTGGCGGTTATGCTATGCATTCTTGTTTTGGTTATTTTGAAATTTCTGCACGATATAATTCGCAAAAAACGTGAAGAATTAATTGAACGTTACTTCGACCTGGCCGGTCGTATTACCGCACTATTTGTGGGGTCGGTGGCCATTGAAATGATTATGGCCGGTGTAAAATCGTGGCTGAATTTGCACTGGAGATGA
- a CDS encoding cytidylate kinase family protein, producing MLKNKLLIRIITFGIGLFVMALGVALSVKADLGVSPISCIPYVYSIKMPFTLGQLTIVFNIFLMLLQMAVLRKKYRLIQLIQLPVVFAFGMFIDLAMNMVAFISVSSYAWKAFWCLLSCVILAFGVFLEVKAKITYLPGEGLAMAISETFKKEFGKAKIGVDSAMVILGIISSLVFLHQLLGIREGTIVAAVLVGFIAKFFSKKLQLVNGWLEVRATEIAEDDKLGEKSNLVITISREYGSGGHEIGKRLAEKVGIAFYDKSLIDITAKESGFTADFISKNEQKLAHSLLFELYEQNYAYVNEKQPPLDTLFLVQSKIIREIAAKEPCVIVGRCANFVLKENQNCFNLFIHADKKFRKNRITNYYGVHASVTDHELEITDRERANYCMHFTGKNWRDAANYDLTIDSSLIDITTIVDTIVTAIKKRNIYS from the coding sequence ATGTTAAAAAATAAACTCTTAATCCGGATCATTACTTTTGGTATTGGTCTGTTTGTAATGGCACTTGGCGTTGCCCTTTCTGTAAAAGCCGATCTGGGTGTTTCTCCAATTTCGTGTATTCCCTACGTTTACAGTATTAAAATGCCCTTTACCCTGGGCCAGTTAACCATTGTGTTCAATATTTTTCTGATGTTGTTGCAAATGGCTGTTTTACGCAAAAAATACCGTTTAATACAACTCATTCAGTTGCCGGTGGTTTTTGCGTTTGGTATGTTTATCGACCTGGCAATGAATATGGTCGCTTTCATAAGTGTATCGAGTTATGCATGGAAAGCTTTCTGGTGTTTGCTAAGTTGTGTGATTTTGGCTTTTGGTGTTTTTCTCGAAGTAAAAGCAAAAATTACTTACCTGCCCGGCGAAGGACTTGCAATGGCTATTTCCGAAACATTTAAAAAAGAATTTGGTAAAGCAAAAATTGGAGTTGATAGTGCGATGGTCATTCTCGGTATTATTAGTTCATTGGTTTTTCTGCATCAACTGCTTGGAATACGCGAAGGAACCATTGTGGCAGCTGTTTTGGTGGGTTTTATTGCCAAATTCTTCAGCAAAAAATTACAGCTGGTTAATGGCTGGCTTGAAGTTCGTGCAACAGAAATAGCAGAAGATGATAAGTTGGGTGAAAAATCGAACCTTGTAATTACTATTTCGCGAGAGTATGGAAGTGGCGGACATGAAATTGGCAAACGCCTTGCCGAAAAAGTGGGAATAGCATTTTACGATAAAAGCCTGATTGATATTACTGCAAAAGAAAGTGGTTTTACTGCTGATTTTATCAGTAAAAATGAGCAGAAGCTTGCCCATTCATTACTGTTTGAGTTGTACGAGCAAAACTATGCTTATGTGAATGAAAAACAACCACCTCTCGATACTCTGTTTCTGGTGCAGAGTAAAATCATTCGTGAAATTGCAGCAAAAGAACCCTGTGTGATTGTGGGGCGTTGTGCCAATTTTGTGCTAAAAGAAAATCAGAACTGTTTTAATTTATTTATTCATGCCGATAAAAAATTTCGGAAGAACAGAATAACGAATTACTATGGTGTTCATGCTTCAGTTACCGACCATGAGCTGGAGATAACAGACCGCGAACGTGCCAATTACTGTATGCATTTTACCGGTAAAAACTGGCGCGATGCTGCTAATTACGATCTAACCATTGATAGTTCATTAATTGATATCACCACCATCGTGGATACCATTGTAACTGCCATCAAAAAGCGGAATATTTATTCGTAA